One window from the genome of Hyperolius riggenbachi isolate aHypRig1 chromosome 6, aHypRig1.pri, whole genome shotgun sequence encodes:
- the LOC137520899 gene encoding mediator of RNA polymerase II transcription subunit 8-B-like isoform X4 — MQREEKQLESSLDTLIGQVSDIKNSLAAFIYKLENEYERLTWPSVLDNFALLSGQLNTLNKVLKNDKTPLLKNQVIIPLLLSPDRDEEIMRLTEGRVPVFSHEVVPDHLRTKPDPEVEELEKQLSSEASRLTPEAAQKQVQSMNKLCNNLLEKIIKEERESDVASLRQNKATYNPTDTNALVAAVAFGKGLSNRRPTGPGGPMGPGQAGASGMLQGAATMQSGPMSMPPNQQQHMPGVQMAQGGQPGKMTSNIKTNIKSASMHPYQR, encoded by the exons CGAGAGGAGAAGCAGCTGGAGAGCAGCCTGGACACTCTTATCGGCCAGGTGTCTGATATAAAGAACTCATTAGCTGCATTTATCTATAAGCTGGAGAACGAGTATGAGCGCCTGACCTG GCCCTCGGTGTTGGATAATTTTGCGCTCCTCTCTGGGCAACTGAACACCTTGAATAAAGTGCTTAAGAATGATAAGACGCCATTGCTGAAGAATCAGGTCATCATCCCGCTTCTGCTGTCACCTGATCGCGATGAGGAGATAATG CGCCTGACAGAAGGAAGAGTACCAGTCTTCAGTCATGAAGTGGTGCCTGATCACCTGAGAACAAAACCTGATCCAGAAGTGGAAGAACTGGaaaagcagctgagttcagaggcATCACGCCTCACTCCTGAAGCAGCACAG AAACAAGTCCAGAGCATGAACAAACTGTGCAATAACCTACTGGAGAAGATCATAAAGGAGGAGAGGGAATCTGATGTTGCAA GTTTACGACAAAACAAGGCAACCTACAACCCCACAGACACAAATGCCCTTGTGGCTGCTGTCGCCTTTGGAAAAGGCCTCTCTAATCGCCGCCCCACAGGACCTGGTGGTCCAATGGGTCCAGGACAGGCTGGTgccagtgggatgttacagggagcagccaccatgcagtcaggACCCATGTCCATGCCTCCTAACCAGCAGCAACACATGCCTGGTGTACAGATGGCACAGGGTGGGCAGCCAG GAAAGATGACTAGCAATATTAAAACCAACATTAAGTCAGCCTCCATGCACCCTTACCAGCGATGA